The Oceanidesulfovibrio indonesiensis genome contains a region encoding:
- a CDS encoding transposase, with protein SRLNPTLPGILAHCRFGLHTSLLEGINNKIKVIKRMAYGFRDDEYFFLKIRAAFPGIPR; from the coding sequence AAGTCGGCTGAATCCGACTTTGCCAGGCATTCTGGCGCACTGCCGCTTTGGTCTGCACACCAGCCTGCTTGAGGGAATCAACAACAAGATCAAGGTGATAAAACGTATGGCTTACGGCTTTCGGGACGACGAATACTTTTTCCTCAAGATCAGGGCTGCGTTTCCCGGAATTCCGCGATGA
- a CDS encoding FeoB-associated Cys-rich membrane protein, producing MTFDTIIVGVIVLLAALYAGRKLYRQASREEGCGSCGGCCPTPNERKAPRSCSTSAGACPGSPADPEECSGCPSMCAGSPLGDIRKQ from the coding sequence ATGACTTTTGATACCATCATTGTCGGCGTCATCGTCCTGCTCGCGGCGCTCTACGCCGGTCGCAAGCTATACCGCCAGGCCAGTCGCGAAGAAGGGTGCGGCTCGTGCGGCGGATGCTGTCCGACGCCCAATGAACGCAAAGCCCCACGCTCCTGCTCCACCAGCGCCGGCGCGTGCCCCGGCTCGCCAGCCGATCCTGAAGAATGCTCAGGGTGCCCTTCCATGTGTGCCGGTTCCCCCCTCGGCGACATTCGCAAGCAATAA
- a CDS encoding HAD family hydrolase, whose translation MIEIQIPGLRTLRVQTLVLDFNGTMACDGKLLPGVSERLCELSRNLDVVVVTADTYGTVGRELDGLPMTIGNLAERVSASVDEDEAKARLVRSFKADVVFIGNGRNDAPAMRAAALGIVLIQAECAATSALVAADIASTCIENALDLLLKPKRLIASLRV comes from the coding sequence ATGATCGAAATACAAATCCCAGGGCTGCGGACCCTGCGCGTCCAGACCCTGGTGCTGGACTTCAACGGCACCATGGCCTGCGATGGCAAGCTGCTGCCCGGCGTGTCGGAACGCCTCTGCGAACTGTCCAGAAACCTGGACGTTGTGGTGGTCACGGCAGACACCTACGGCACGGTCGGACGGGAGTTGGACGGCCTGCCCATGACTATCGGCAACCTGGCTGAGCGGGTTTCGGCCTCCGTGGACGAAGACGAGGCCAAGGCCCGGCTCGTCCGCTCGTTCAAAGCGGACGTGGTCTTTATCGGCAACGGCCGCAACGACGCTCCGGCAATGCGCGCCGCCGCTCTGGGCATTGTTCTCATCCAGGCGGAGTGCGCAGCCACCTCGGCCCTCGTCGCTGCGGACATCGCCTCCACCTGCATTGAAAACGCCCTCGATCTGTTGCTCAAGCCCAAACGGCTCATCGCCAGTCTGCGCGTCTGA
- a CDS encoding phenylacetate--CoA ligase family protein — protein MYWQQDIECMDREELTQLQLERLQATLFRVSRNVPLYRARFEEHDIDPDSFLSVEDIRRIPFTSKADLRENYPYGLFAVPLREVVRLHSSSGTSGRPVVVGYTKNDVKRWADLVARILCMGGLDQDDVLQIAFSYGLFTGGFGHHYGAERLGASVIPSSSGNTRKQLAIMQDYRTTALVCTPSYALHLADVMEEEGINPNALSLRWGLFGAEPWSENMRQEIESRLKITATDNYGLSEIMGPGVAGECLEQGGLHVNEDAFLFEIVNPDTGEPVPDGEVGELVITTLIKEAFPMVRFRTGDLTRRIVQPCPCGRTHHRISRILGRVDDMITIKGVNVFPSQVEHILAEVEGAAPRFQIVVERDESHLDRATIQLEVSESILFDQMRKSQEFLATLKKKLASELGVGFEVSLVGRRTLPRGEDKMKRVIDKRMF, from the coding sequence ATGTACTGGCAACAAGACATCGAATGCATGGACCGCGAGGAGCTGACCCAGCTCCAGCTCGAACGCCTCCAGGCCACCCTCTTCCGCGTCTCCAGGAATGTGCCCCTGTACCGCGCGCGGTTCGAGGAGCACGACATCGATCCGGACTCGTTCCTCTCCGTCGAGGACATCCGCCGTATCCCCTTCACTTCCAAGGCCGACCTGCGCGAGAACTACCCCTACGGTCTCTTCGCCGTGCCCCTGCGTGAGGTGGTCCGGCTGCACTCCTCGTCCGGCACTTCTGGCCGTCCTGTGGTGGTGGGCTACACCAAAAATGATGTGAAACGCTGGGCCGACCTCGTGGCGCGCATCCTGTGCATGGGCGGGCTCGATCAGGACGACGTCCTGCAGATCGCCTTCAGCTATGGCCTGTTCACCGGCGGTTTCGGCCACCACTATGGTGCGGAGCGTCTCGGCGCATCCGTCATTCCCAGCTCCAGCGGCAACACCCGCAAGCAACTCGCCATCATGCAGGACTACCGTACTACGGCGCTGGTCTGCACGCCGAGCTACGCCCTGCACCTGGCTGACGTCATGGAGGAGGAAGGCATCAACCCCAACGCCCTGTCCCTGCGCTGGGGGTTGTTCGGCGCCGAACCGTGGTCCGAGAACATGCGCCAGGAAATTGAATCCCGGCTCAAGATCACCGCCACGGACAACTACGGGCTGTCTGAAATCATGGGGCCCGGCGTTGCCGGCGAGTGCCTGGAGCAAGGCGGCCTGCACGTGAACGAAGACGCATTCCTCTTCGAAATAGTGAACCCGGACACCGGCGAGCCCGTGCCGGACGGCGAGGTGGGCGAACTCGTCATAACCACTCTCATCAAGGAAGCCTTCCCCATGGTCCGCTTCCGCACCGGCGACCTCACGCGCCGCATCGTGCAGCCCTGCCCCTGCGGCCGCACGCACCACCGCATCAGCCGCATCCTGGGCCGGGTGGACGATATGATCACCATCAAGGGCGTCAACGTCTTCCCTTCCCAGGTGGAGCATATCCTGGCCGAGGTGGAGGGGGCTGCGCCCCGTTTCCAGATCGTGGTGGAACGCGACGAAAGCCATCTGGACCGCGCCACCATCCAGCTCGAAGTCTCGGAATCCATCCTCTTCGATCAGATGCGCAAGAGCCAGGAGTTCCTCGCCACTCTCAAGAAAAAACTGGCCTCCGAACTGGGCGTGGGCTTCGAAGTCTCTCTGGTGGGCCGGCGCACCCTGCCCCGCGGCGAAGACAAGATGAAACGCGTCATCGACAAGCGGATGTTTTAA
- a CDS encoding ABC transporter ATP-binding protein: MTRSSLLTLRNVDIFYGRIHAVKRVSMHVNAGEIVALIGGNGAGKTSLLTTISGLVRPASGSVSYEGREIHKTRADRIVRMGVTHVPEGRLVFGPMSVADNLALGGYVRADKDEARRDLEQIYSMFPVLAERRHQMAGTLSGGEQQMLAIGRALMAKPRLLLLDEPSMGLAPRIAREIFHHVVELKERFGLTVLLVEQNAKNALRIADRGYVLETGRVVLQGPAEDLLANRDVQRAYLGREVARET; the protein is encoded by the coding sequence ATGACCAGATCATCGCTTCTCACGCTACGCAACGTGGACATCTTCTACGGCCGCATCCATGCGGTGAAGCGCGTCTCCATGCACGTGAACGCCGGCGAAATCGTCGCACTCATCGGCGGCAACGGCGCAGGAAAGACCAGTCTGCTCACCACCATTTCCGGCCTCGTCCGTCCCGCGTCCGGCAGCGTAAGCTACGAAGGTCGGGAAATACACAAGACACGGGCCGACCGTATCGTGCGCATGGGCGTAACCCACGTTCCGGAAGGTCGCCTGGTGTTCGGCCCCATGAGCGTGGCCGACAACCTGGCTTTGGGCGGCTATGTGCGCGCCGACAAGGACGAAGCGCGCCGCGACCTGGAGCAGATATATTCCATGTTCCCCGTGCTTGCCGAGCGCCGGCACCAGATGGCGGGCACGCTGTCTGGCGGTGAGCAGCAGATGCTCGCCATCGGCCGCGCACTCATGGCCAAGCCACGCCTGCTGCTGCTGGACGAACCGTCCATGGGTCTGGCGCCGCGCATCGCCCGGGAGATTTTCCACCATGTTGTGGAGCTCAAGGAGCGCTTCGGCCTTACCGTACTCCTCGTGGAACAAAACGCCAAGAACGCCTTGCGCATCGCGGACCGAGGCTACGTGCTGGAAACCGGCCGCGTGGTGCTGCAGGGACCGGCCGAAGATCTGCTGGCCAACCGCGACGTCCAACGCGCCTACCTGGGCCGCGAGGTCGCCCGGGAAACGTAA
- a CDS encoding ABC transporter ATP-binding protein produces the protein MAESMLSCRGLGVRFGGVVALDNVDFDVAEGSITAVIGPNGAGKTTLFNAFTGLVPPSGGAVHFNGSAIDVLPPYKRANAGMVRTFQNLEIFTNMSVLDNVLAGCHRTIGYNFLDALLKTPRYMKQEREHEEHARRILEFVGYDGPLDRPAGDLPFGGQRALELARAIAARPRLILLDEPAAGLNMRETKNLGKLIARMRDELHLTIALVEHDMDLVMSVSDRIMVLSFGKVLAEGTPAEIQQDERVIAAYLGEDDLSDQEREEADA, from the coding sequence ATGGCTGAGTCGATGCTCTCCTGCCGCGGCCTGGGCGTGCGGTTCGGCGGCGTGGTCGCCCTGGACAACGTGGATTTCGATGTGGCCGAAGGGTCCATCACCGCAGTCATAGGCCCCAACGGCGCAGGCAAAACCACGCTCTTCAACGCATTTACCGGCCTGGTTCCTCCTTCCGGCGGTGCTGTCCACTTCAACGGCTCGGCCATCGACGTTCTGCCGCCGTACAAACGCGCCAACGCCGGCATGGTGCGAACCTTCCAGAACCTCGAAATCTTCACCAACATGAGCGTGCTGGACAACGTGCTTGCCGGCTGCCACCGGACCATCGGGTACAATTTTCTGGACGCGCTGCTGAAGACGCCGCGTTACATGAAGCAGGAGCGTGAGCACGAGGAACACGCCCGCCGGATTCTGGAGTTCGTGGGCTACGACGGTCCGCTGGACCGGCCCGCCGGCGACCTGCCCTTCGGCGGCCAGCGCGCGCTCGAGCTAGCCCGCGCCATAGCCGCCCGTCCCAGGCTCATCCTTCTGGACGAACCCGCCGCCGGCCTGAACATGCGCGAGACCAAGAATCTCGGAAAACTCATCGCCCGCATGCGCGACGAACTGCACCTGACAATCGCCCTGGTGGAGCATGACATGGACCTTGTGATGTCCGTAAGCGATCGGATCATGGTGCTTTCTTTCGGCAAGGTGCTCGCAGAGGGCACTCCAGCGGAAATTCAGCAGGATGAGCGCGTAATCGCCGCCTATCTGGGCGAAGACGACCTCTCCGACCAGGAGCGCGAGGAGGCCGACGCATGA
- a CDS encoding branched-chain amino acid ABC transporter permease, with protein sequence MLRAIAKSLVVPGLFLALLLVLPFFLANEYYVSVLILACINAIIAAGLNLLLGYAGQISLGHAAFYGLGAYATALATATYGLPMEFGLVAAVGVPSLVAVLIGIPTLKLTGHYLAMATLGFGLVVFIFFNETISLTGGPSGFVGIPRLSLLGFTVESDLSYYYLVATVLALVILISRNLIDSRFGRALRALHTSEKAAQIAGVDITRYKLMVFVLSAAFAGLAGFLYAHYLTFIAPSSFGFLYSVELITMVVLGGMATLWGAVVGAFFLTALPEFLRVFENIEILLFGAILVICMMFLPQGIVGGAARLAGRFRSRKEENDG encoded by the coding sequence ATGTTGCGCGCAATCGCCAAAAGCCTCGTGGTCCCGGGCCTGTTCCTTGCCCTGCTGCTTGTGCTGCCGTTTTTTCTGGCCAACGAGTATTATGTGAGCGTGCTCATCCTCGCCTGCATCAACGCGATCATCGCCGCCGGCCTGAACCTGCTGCTCGGCTACGCCGGCCAGATATCCCTGGGCCACGCCGCGTTCTACGGCTTGGGCGCGTACGCCACGGCCCTGGCCACCGCCACCTACGGGCTGCCAATGGAGTTCGGTCTGGTCGCCGCCGTGGGCGTGCCCTCGCTGGTGGCGGTTCTCATCGGCATCCCCACGCTCAAGCTCACGGGCCACTACCTGGCCATGGCCACCCTGGGCTTCGGGCTCGTAGTCTTCATCTTTTTCAACGAAACAATCTCACTCACGGGCGGTCCGTCCGGCTTCGTCGGCATTCCTCGGCTCTCCCTGCTCGGCTTCACGGTGGAGTCCGATCTTTCCTACTACTATCTCGTGGCTACGGTGCTGGCGCTGGTCATCCTCATCTCGCGCAACCTCATCGATTCGCGGTTCGGCCGCGCGCTCCGGGCGCTGCACACCAGCGAGAAGGCCGCGCAGATAGCCGGCGTGGACATTACACGCTACAAACTCATGGTCTTCGTGCTCTCGGCCGCATTCGCGGGCCTGGCCGGATTCCTGTACGCGCACTATCTCACCTTCATCGCACCCTCCAGCTTCGGCTTCCTCTACTCCGTGGAGCTCATTACCATGGTGGTGCTCGGCGGCATGGCCACGCTGTGGGGAGCGGTGGTCGGCGCGTTCTTTCTCACCGCTCTGCCCGAGTTCCTGCGTGTATTCGAGAACATCGAGATACTGCTGTTCGGCGCAATACTCGTAATCTGTATGATGTTCCTGCCGCAGGGCATCGTAGGCGGCGCCGCCAGACTCGCCGGCAGGTTCCGGTCCCGCAAGGAGGAGAACGATGGCTGA